From Deinococcus terrestris, the proteins below share one genomic window:
- a CDS encoding homoserine dehydrogenase, whose translation MTVGLLGCGTVGQNVLRLLERRRGVFASMGVEVEVAGVLVRDLTRERDVPPGTPLRDDPAFLQECAVVIEALGGIEAPLALLSPYLRSGRPVITANKALLAERWDDLREHALAGRLYYEAAVMAGTPVIGPMSTVLRASTFIRLQAVLNGTCNYVLSQMEAGKPYADALAQAQALGYAEDPPTLDVGGFDTAHKLTVLARFCAHGDFPYSAVDIQGIEGVTLEHVQEAKAAGQRIKLVAELSPDGDGWHAQVAPQRLPMTHPLCNEGASRNALVYEGEECGPLIFAGGGAGGMVTASAMVGDLLDWVIGFPGHVPLH comes from the coding sequence GTGACGGTAGGGCTGCTGGGCTGCGGCACGGTGGGGCAAAACGTGCTGCGCCTGCTGGAGCGGCGGCGGGGCGTCTTCGCCTCCATGGGTGTGGAGGTCGAGGTCGCGGGCGTGCTCGTGCGCGACCTGACCCGAGAGCGGGACGTGCCGCCAGGAACGCCCCTGCGCGACGACCCCGCCTTCTTGCAGGAGTGCGCGGTCGTCATCGAGGCGCTGGGAGGCATCGAGGCGCCGCTGGCGCTGCTCTCACCCTACCTGCGAAGCGGGCGGCCCGTCATCACCGCGAACAAGGCGCTGCTCGCCGAACGCTGGGACGACCTCCGCGAGCACGCCCTCGCCGGACGGCTCTACTACGAGGCGGCGGTGATGGCCGGAACGCCCGTCATCGGCCCGATGAGCACGGTGCTGCGGGCGAGTACCTTCATCCGCCTTCAGGCCGTGCTGAATGGGACCTGCAACTATGTCCTCTCGCAGATGGAGGCCGGGAAGCCCTACGCCGACGCCCTCGCGCAGGCCCAGGCCCTCGGGTACGCGGAGGACCCGCCCACGCTGGATGTCGGCGGCTTTGACACCGCCCACAAGCTGACCGTACTGGCCCGCTTCTGTGCCCACGGGGACTTTCCGTATTCGGCGGTGGACATTCAGGGCATCGAGGGCGTGACGCTGGAGCACGTGCAGGAGGCGAAGGCCGCCGGGCAGCGCATCAAGCTGGTGGCCGAACTGAGCCCGGATGGGGACGGCTGGCACGCCCAGGTCGCGCCCCAGCGCCTGCCCATGACCCACCCCCTGTGCAACGAGGGAGCCAGCCGCAACGCGCTGGTGTACGAGGGCGAGGAATGCGGGCCGCTGATCTTCGCCGGGGGCGGGGCGGGTGGGATGGTCACCGCTTCGGCGATGGTGGGCGACCTGCTGGACTGGGTGATCGGCTTTCCGGGGCACGTGCCGCTGCACTGA
- the prfA gene encoding peptide chain release factor 1: protein MVSGAQGGRLEELAAEFSHIERAMGDPSVLANPAEYTRLTRRHRELTPVVTLHRERAEVAGALAQARELLADPELRELAAGEVESLTARLIELDAELEVLLLPTDPDDARDVILELRAGAGGAEAGLFAVDLLRMYTRYAEGAGLKLNVLEASESDLGGASRVVAEVTGEFAFRALKWERGVHRVQRVPATESQGRIHTSTVTVAVLPQVETGEVTLDLSEVRIDVFRSQGAGGQGVNTTDSAVRAVYRAGTPDEIVVVCQDGRSQIKNREKALQVLSARLAERERAAREAEERQTRAAQVGTGERSEKIRTYNYPQNRVTDHRLEGEVKNFALDSVVAGGLAPVVAALARQERERQLLDLAEAPDGAA from the coding sequence GTGGTAAGCGGTGCCCAGGGCGGCCGCCTGGAGGAACTGGCGGCCGAGTTCTCTCATATCGAGCGGGCGATGGGCGACCCCTCTGTCCTCGCCAACCCCGCCGAGTACACCCGCCTGACCCGCCGTCACCGCGAACTGACTCCGGTCGTGACCCTGCACCGCGAGCGGGCGGAAGTGGCGGGGGCGCTCGCCCAGGCCCGCGAGCTGCTGGCCGACCCCGAACTGCGCGAACTCGCCGCCGGGGAGGTCGAGAGCCTCACCGCGCGGCTGATCGAGCTGGACGCCGAGCTGGAAGTGCTCCTCCTTCCCACCGACCCCGACGACGCCCGCGACGTGATTCTGGAGCTGCGGGCCGGGGCCGGGGGCGCGGAGGCGGGCCTCTTCGCGGTCGACCTGCTGCGGATGTACACCCGCTACGCCGAGGGAGCGGGTCTGAAACTCAACGTGCTGGAGGCCTCCGAGAGCGACCTGGGCGGGGCGAGCCGGGTGGTCGCGGAGGTGACGGGCGAGTTCGCCTTCCGCGCCCTGAAGTGGGAGCGCGGTGTCCACCGGGTCCAGCGCGTCCCCGCCACCGAGTCGCAGGGCCGCATCCATACGAGCACGGTGACGGTCGCCGTGCTGCCACAGGTGGAAACGGGCGAGGTCACCCTCGACCTCTCGGAGGTCCGCATCGACGTGTTCCGCTCGCAGGGGGCGGGCGGGCAGGGCGTGAACACCACCGACTCGGCGGTGCGGGCGGTGTACCGTGCCGGAACGCCCGACGAGATCGTGGTCGTCTGCCAGGACGGCCGCTCGCAGATCAAGAACCGCGAAAAGGCGCTGCAAGTCCTCTCGGCTCGCCTCGCTGAGCGTGAGCGGGCCGCGCGTGAGGCGGAAGAACGTCAGACCCGCGCCGCGCAGGTCGGCACGGGCGAGAGAAGCGAGAAGATTCGCACCTACAACTACCCGCAAAACCGCGTGACCGACCACCGCCTGGAGGGGGAGGTCAAGAATTTCGCCCTCGACAGCGTGGTCGCGG
- a CDS encoding helix-turn-helix domain-containing protein — protein sequence MTMTPAFRAFVAREFHTIDEVAEFAGIGRGTTYKAFHAGDLKGKRYGRSIKIRTLDALAWAGIDPAELSKVERQDAEEQK from the coding sequence ATGACGATGACCCCCGCGTTTCGGGCCTTTGTTGCCCGCGAGTTTCACACCATTGACGAGGTTGCCGAGTTTGCCGGAATCGGCAGAGGGACCACCTATAAGGCGTTTCACGCCGGGGACCTCAAGGGCAAGCGGTACGGGCGGAGTATCAAAATCCGCACCCTTGACGCCCTGGCGTGGGCGGGGATTGACCCCGCCGAGCTGAGCAAAGTCGAGCGCCAGGACGCCGAGGAGCAGAAATGA